A region from the Mycolicibacterium phlei genome encodes:
- a CDS encoding STAS domain-containing protein — MYGNPSFDCAGAQIHAVCRQLATVVTVDGVIDDTNIDRVTALARRFVLAEKPFILDLSGVTSAAAQVISLCYDIDESCYHADVSWAVIGSDAVRRVLNTSGASFPLAESVPDAMHQFHESLDQRRRLLPLLTKKTA, encoded by the coding sequence ATGTACGGGAATCCGTCATTTGACTGCGCAGGCGCCCAGATTCATGCGGTGTGTCGTCAGCTCGCGACGGTGGTCACCGTCGACGGGGTCATCGACGACACCAACATTGATCGGGTCACTGCGCTGGCACGTCGTTTCGTGTTGGCCGAGAAGCCGTTCATCCTCGATCTCAGTGGCGTGACTTCGGCTGCGGCACAGGTGATCTCCCTGTGCTACGACATCGACGAGAGCTGCTACCACGCGGACGTGTCGTGGGCGGTGATCGGCAGCGACGCCGTCAGGCGCGTGCTGAACACCTCCGGTGCGTCGTTCCCGCTCGCCGAGTCGGTACCCGACGCCATGCATCAGTTCCATGAGTCTCTGGACCAGCGTCGCCGGTTGCTGCCGCTGTTGACCAAGAAGACCGCGTAG
- a CDS encoding DNA polymerase domain-containing protein, whose translation MAAPQFLEVDGQRVPITHPDKVVFPALGVTKGDLMRYYLAVADGALRGVRDRPMILKRFVKGITEEAVFQKRAPKKRPDFVDVAELKYASGTSAEEAVIHDAAGLVWAVNTGCVDLNPHPVRADDLAHPDELRVDLDPMPGVSWPQILDVAMVAKEVLEDHGLTAWPKTSGSRGFHIYARIERRWPFKQVRLAAQAVAREVERRAPDIATARWWKEERQGVFVDFNQNAFDRTVASAYSVRATPDARVSTPLHWGEVPGCRPEEFTIATVPARFAEQGDPWEGIDDAAGSLQPLLELAERLGPAERAPRGAKRGDGRRASSKPLIEIARTKTRDEALAALDEWRRRYPSVAEKLEPADILVDGMRGPSSIWYRIRINLQHVPEDERPPQQELLADYSPWTNYSGPQWMRRG comes from the coding sequence ATGGCCGCACCCCAGTTCCTGGAGGTCGACGGTCAGCGGGTGCCCATCACCCACCCCGATAAGGTCGTGTTCCCTGCTCTCGGGGTCACCAAGGGCGATCTGATGCGGTACTACCTGGCGGTCGCCGACGGTGCGCTGCGCGGGGTGCGCGACCGCCCGATGATCCTCAAACGGTTCGTCAAGGGCATCACCGAGGAGGCGGTGTTCCAGAAGCGGGCGCCCAAGAAGCGCCCCGATTTCGTCGACGTCGCCGAGCTGAAGTACGCGTCGGGCACCTCCGCCGAGGAGGCGGTCATCCACGACGCCGCCGGCCTGGTCTGGGCGGTCAACACCGGCTGCGTCGACCTCAACCCCCACCCGGTGCGCGCCGACGACCTGGCCCACCCCGACGAGCTGCGCGTCGACCTGGACCCGATGCCCGGGGTGAGCTGGCCGCAGATCCTCGACGTGGCGATGGTCGCCAAGGAGGTGCTCGAGGACCACGGCCTGACCGCGTGGCCCAAGACCTCCGGCTCGCGCGGCTTCCACATCTACGCCCGCATCGAGCGGCGCTGGCCGTTCAAGCAGGTCCGGCTGGCCGCCCAGGCGGTGGCCCGCGAGGTGGAGCGCCGCGCCCCCGATATCGCCACCGCGCGCTGGTGGAAGGAGGAACGCCAGGGGGTGTTCGTCGACTTCAACCAGAACGCGTTCGACCGCACGGTGGCGTCGGCGTACTCGGTGCGCGCGACGCCGGACGCCCGGGTGTCCACCCCGCTGCACTGGGGCGAGGTGCCGGGCTGCCGGCCCGAGGAGTTCACCATCGCCACCGTGCCCGCCCGATTCGCCGAACAGGGCGACCCGTGGGAGGGGATCGACGACGCGGCGGGTTCGCTGCAGCCGCTGCTGGAGTTGGCCGAGCGGCTCGGCCCGGCGGAGAGGGCGCCGCGCGGCGCCAAGCGCGGGGACGGCAGGCGGGCGTCGTCGAAGCCGCTGATCGAGATCGCCCGCACGAAGACCAGGGACGAGGCGTTGGCGGCGCTCGACGAGTGGCGCCGACGTTACCCGTCGGTAGCCGAAAAGCTGGAACCCGCAGACATTCTCGTCGACGGGATGCGCGGGCCCAGCTCGATCTGGTACCGCATCCGGATCAACCTGCAGCACGTGCCCGAAGACGAGCGCCCGCCGCAGCAGGAGTTGCTCGCCGACTACAGCCCGTGGACCAACTACTCCGGGCCACAATGGATGCGCCGTGGCTGA